The following are from one region of the Salminus brasiliensis chromosome 14, fSalBra1.hap2, whole genome shotgun sequence genome:
- the LOC140577151 gene encoding transcription factor HES-5-like: MPPTVTAALIYSKEHLPLSNKLRKPIVEKMRRERINSSIEKLKSLLGREFLKQQPDSRQEKADILEMTLHFLKQQQQQQQQQSHNHCSTAANEGYSRCVQEAVSFLSQCGVQTSSQRRLLKHFLTMQPSMEKSTSVLQTSSPAFHTSSKEEPPASGALWRPW; this comes from the exons ATGCCTCCTACAGTCACTGCAGCTCTCATCTACTCCAAAGAGCATCTTCCACTTTCAAACAAG ctgaGGAAGCCAATAGTGGAGAAGATGCGTAGAGAACGCATCAACAGCAGCATCGAGAAGCTCAAGTCTCTCCTGGGCCGAGAATTCCTAAAGCAGCAGCCTGATTCCAGACAGGAGAAAGCCGACATCCTGGAGATGACGCTTCACTTcctgaaacagcagcagcagcagcagcagcagcagtcccacaaccactgctccactgcagcCAATGAAGGCTACAGCAGGTGTGTGCAGGAGGCCGTCAGCTTCCTGTCTCAGTGTGGAGTGCAGACTTCATCCCAGAGAAGACTGCTGAAGCACTTCCTCACCATGCAGCCCTCCATGGAGAAGAGCACAAGTGTCCTGCAGACCAGCTCTCCAGCCTTCCACACCAGCAGCAAAGAGGAACCTCCAGCCTCTGGTGCTCTCTGGAGACCCTGGTAG